The genomic region tatagtaGTAAACACATATCTTTAGTCTATTAGCACTTTAATCATAATCAGGAAGCATATAACTAGTGAAAACATAtaggatgaggatgaggatgaagatgatgCGTGTGTTTCAGTCTCTCCCGGAATTTATggtagaaaagaaagaaagtttcAGGGTTGTTTTTACAAAAGAAAATCCAGAACAGTTGAGTAATGGTCAGTTTGCATGGAGGAGTAGTACTAGAAAGGATGCAGATTTCGAGTTGAAACAGCAGAGAGCACGCGGGGCACACAGAGAGTGAGAAAGTGAGAGAGTGAGAGAAGGGGCTCACCTCATTCGTGCACTGCTACCCTTTTACCTTCCCAATGAATTTCCTTCACTACTGCCACTGCAACAAAGAGAGAGATTCAATCTTCAAACCAAACTGTAAGAAAGAgattaaaaataataagaaagaaTATGAAGCTTCCTAAATTTCAGAAAAGGGACAAGAAAAAAATTCCAGTGATGCTTTAGAGATGTCAGCTTAATGAGTGTGGGACAGAGTTATGCTTTTACGTATGCCATTTCTTTTTTTCATCACATTCTTTAAAATATCTTAATCTTCTTCTCAACAATAATATCTAAGTTAACGATTAAGTTACATGACAACTAAGACATACAAATTAAGAACAATATATGTAAAGAACAATATAAGCTAAAACAATACAAGCTAAAAATGATTACCCTATTAaaaatcaatatcatcatcaaaGTCTgcaacatcatcatcttcattttTATTAACCCCAGAACTAGAGCCGATGGACAATTCGACAATGCGGTCCTCTCTAAATGGAGACTTAAGACTGATAGGAGGCTCAGTGTCAGAAATCCTAGAAGGATTGCTCTCATCCGCTTGATAAGCTACATCATTCTCTTCCTCATCCTCCTCTACATGTACATGATTGATTTCAATTCGACCTCTTGGTTTAGTGTTTACAACAACACGCCACATAGACTTGCAATTTCCAGGATAAGGTAAGAAGTAAACTTGTTTAGCTTTTTTGGGCGACAATGAAAGGATCATAGTGGCGATATCTTTTACTATGGTTGACTTCAGTTATTTTGTAGTCATTATGAATACGTGTTCCATTTGGACGACTTGGATCATACCATTGACATTTGAGCAAAACAACTCGATTAGAGTCACTACCAGTGTATTCAAGCTCGAGTATATCTTCTAATACTCCAAACCAATCACTTTCCCCGTTGCCTATATCACCTTTAACAAACACACCGGTGTTATCAGTTTTTTTCCTTTTGACCTTGCAAGGGTATGAAATGTATATCCATTTACTTTATAAATTGGATAACTTGTTGCTTTGTTTGAAGGACCCCAAGAAAGTGATTGCAAACCAGGATCAACAATTTCATTGCATTGATTTTGAACCTAGTTAGAAACATGCAACAAATTGTTTAATAGAAGTGATATGTGGTGCAAATCTTTAGTTAAAAACCTTTACAATAAATGATATGAATTTATGCACTTACATACGATGCAAACCAAGGGAGAAATCGGTCATCGCTTTCTCCAGGACAAGTTTCTTTCCAAAACCTTTATGAAAGTAGGACTAGAGTTTATAAGCTATGGGATTCGTTAGTAGAACAAGTGTAATTAACTATTTAATAAAAGATTTGGGCACTTACATATAGAAAGGGCTAACTTTGCTTTCATTGAGTAGAATATGCAAATGAGCTGCGGCCTTGTCTCATTCATCTAACCAATGATCTTTTAGCTTTACCAACCTTGCGACCAGGTCTATTAAATATTGATAAAGAGGCTTTAAGTGTGTCTCCGCCGTCATCATTTCTTCCCACACGGGTTCGCCTCGATAAGATATGTGGTTCAAAGTAGAAAGAAACAAAACTTGAAGTCTCCTTTGCCAAGAAAGCCTCACAAATTGAACCTTCAACCCTTGCTCTATTTTTCACTGTTCGCTTAAATGCTCCTATCACCCGTTCAAACGAATACATCCACCTATATTGGACAGGTCCACACACACGTGCCTCATATGCTAGATGAATTGGCAAATGCTCCATCACTTTAAAGAATCCCGGGagaaatatcctttctaacttgcAAAGGATAATGGGAATATTCTGCTCCATAACCTCTAAATCATGAACCTTGAGAGTGGTTGAACACAAGTCCTTGAAAAACTGGCTTAACTCGGTAAGAGGCTTCCATATATTTGTAGGTAGTTCTCTGAATGCAGTTGGAAGCAAGCACTGCATAAAAATGTGACAATCATGGCTCTTCATACCAATAAACCTCCCCTGGAAAAGACATACACATCTAGCAAGGTTAGATGTATAACCATCTGGAAATCTAAGTTGTTGCACCTACCTATACACGTCTTGTTGTTGTTCAGAAGTTAAAGTATAAGCTGCCTTAGGTTTGGACCAACAATTATCACCGACATGCCGCAAATGTAAATCTGGATGCTTGCACAGTTCAGCCAGATCTAACCTAGCCTTTTTATTGTCTTTAGTTCTATCAGTGTCCATAACAGTATTCATTATGTTATCAAGcacattcttctctatgtgcattACATCAAGACAGTGACAAACTAGGTTATCCTTCCAATAAGGTAACTCCCAAAACACACTTTGCTTAGTCCAATTGTGAGTAATACCATACTCTCGTAATTTGATCCACTTTTCATTATTTGATATCTTTCCAAGTCCTTTAACCCTTTGCCAAATCTCCAAACCACTTAATCTGGTAGGAGCCTCTTCACTTTCTATTTTATTCTTCCTGAAGTCATTCTTATTGCGCCTATAAGGGTGGTTTGTCGGCAAAAACCTCCGATGACAATCAAACCATAATGCCTTGTTTCCATGTGATAGTGTAAAAGGATTGGTATCCTCCATGCAAATAAGACATGACAATCTTCCTTGTGTCATCCACCCAGACAACATCCCATAAGCCGGAAAATCATTGATAGTCCACATTAATGTTGCCTTTAAGACGAAATTCTTCTTTTCTACAATATCATACGTCAAAACACCAGGATTCTACAACTCATTTAATTCATCAATCAAGGGTCCCAAAAATACATCAATGTTGGCTTTAGGGTTATTAGGACCAGGTATTAAGCAAGTCAAGAACAAATAAGGATCTTTCATACACATTCCAGGAGGTAGATTATATGGAATTACAATTACGGGCCAACAAGAACAAGGCTTGCTAAATTGGATATTTGGGATAAATCCATCAGAGCAAAGACCTAACCTAATGTTTCTAGGCTCCAAAGCAAAATCAGAGTGGATACGGTCAAAGCTTTTCCATGCCTCCCCATGTGATGGATGGGTCATCACGCCATCATCACGTTGGTTTTTTATATGCCACGTCATGTGCGGAGCTGAACTCATTAACGCATAAAGCCTTCGAAGTCTAGGGATTAAGGGTAAGTAGTGCATCCGTCTGACAGGAACTCTCTTAGACTTACAACCACCatcagaaataggcttgaatatAGGTGCTTCACAAAACTTGTAACTAGTTAGAGCAGCATCGTCTTTTCGATACAACATGCAATTGTTTGAGCAACAATCTATTTTTATTGCCTTCAATCCAAGCTTTTGCACTAACTTCTTAGCCTCATAGTAATTCCTAGGTATGGCACTACCCTCAGGAGCAATTTCCCTAATTAAGGTGGCCCACTGCTTAAATGACTCCTGTGATTGGTTTCTCTCGGCCTTAATGCATAGCATTCTAACAGCTATCGATAGTTGAGAGTGCACACAACCTTCCCACAAAGGCTTTTGAGCTACCTCAAGAAGATTAAAAAAGTTTTTAGCCTCTACATGAGGATCCTCTGGACCAACAGAATCGAAAACCATTTCATGATACCTTCTGGAGTTGTCTTCCCAGCAATGTCATACATATCACATTCTTCCACATTTGCACCATTTCTTGAACCACATTCCCCATAATTATTGAATCCCGTCTGATTAATCCC from Arachis ipaensis cultivar K30076 chromosome B02, Araip1.1, whole genome shotgun sequence harbors:
- the LOC107626882 gene encoding uncharacterized protein LOC107626882, with translation MHLWEKGFMPNYCIWTEHGEIDDIGINQTGFNNYGECGSRNGANVEECDMYDIAGKTTPEAQKPLWEGCVHSQLSIAVRMLCIKAERNQSQESFKQWATLIREIAPEGSAIPRNYYEAKKLVQKLGLKAIKIDCCSNNCMLYRKDDAALTSYKFCEAPIFKPISDGGCKSKRVPVRRMHYLPLIPRLRRLYALMSSAPHMTWHIKNQRDDGVMTHPSHGEAWKSFDRIHSDFALEPRNIRLGLCSDGFIPNIQFSKPCSCWPVIVIPYNLPPGMCMKDPYLFLTCLIPGPNNPKANIDNPGVLTYDIVEKKNFVLKATLMWTINDFPAYGMLSGWMTQGRLSCLICMEDTNPFTLSHGNKALWFDCHRRFLPTNHPYRRNKNDFRKNKIESEEAPTRLSGLEIWQRVKGLGKISNNEKWIKLREYGITHNWTKQSVFWELPYWKDNLVCHCLDVMHIEKNVLDNIMNTVMDTDRTKDNKKARLDLAELCKHPDLHLRHVGDNCWSKPKAAYTLTSEQQQDVYRELPTNIWKPLTELSQFFKDLCSTTLKVHDLEVMEQNIPIILCKLERIFLPGFFKVMEHLPIHLAYEARVCGPVQYRWMYSFERVIGAFKRTVKNRARVEGSICEAFLAKETSSFVSFYFEPHILSRRTRVGRNDDGGDTLKASLSIFNRPGRKVGKAKRSLVR